GACGACGTCAAGTCACCGAACATCGCTGCACTCGCCATGGCGATCAATGCGATCGCCGCAACGTCCTAACGGGGTGGAGGATTCATGTCTACGCAACAGACTGCGCGGGTGTCGATCAAAAACAATACCGGGGGCAACGCGCGAATACTTTTGTTTCACAGCAATTCGAGCAACGGCACGCAGAGCGGTGTGTGGACCGCCGCTCCGGGTGCAACCGTCGGTTCGATGGAGGTGCGGTTTCTGACCGGCTGGGGGAGCTACCACATCTTGGACTGGTGGGCGGCGATGGTCCTGGTCATGGACGGCCCCAATAGCGGCACCTATGTGAGCAACGGTGCCGTCGAGCAGCCCTGGAAGGAGTGCCAGTTGCAGTCCGGTGATGCCGGCAAATCATTGACGTTCTCCGTCAGCGCAACGGAACTGGACATCGCGCTCGACTCCGGCGCATGTTCGTGTACGATGAGGCGGGCGACCCGCTCCTCGCAGATCACAAACGTATTCGTCGTAATGCTGGAGAACCACTCGTTCGACAACGTGTTCGCGATGTCCGGCATTTCCGGTATCCGTGCGGCAACCACGGCCAACGCCAACTCCTACAATGGTACGACGTACCAGGTGACCTCAGGGGCGCCGACGAGTATGCCGAGCGATCCGGGCCACGAGTTTCCAGACGTAACCGAACAGCTCTGCGGCGAAGGCGTCAAGTATCCCCGTGGCGGACCGTATCCGACCATCACGAACGCCGGCTTCGCGGCGAGCTATGCGACCTCGAGCACGGAGGGGCCGGTACCGCCTGCCAGCGCGATCGGCGATATCATGGCGTGTTTCGCGACACCGAGCCAACTGCCGGTGATCTACGGCCTAGCGACGCAATTCGCGATCTGCGACCAGTGGTACGCATCCATCCCTGGACCGACCTGGCCGAATCGTTTCTTCGTCCATGGTGCGTCATCGTCGGGACTCGACGTGAGCCCGTCCACCGGTCAGATTGCAAAGTGGGAGCTACCGCTCCAGGGATTCCAATATCCACACGGTTCGATATACGAGGCGTTGTCCGCCGCAGGCATCGCCTACCGGTTCTACCACGACTCCAGCCTCGAACCGATCGGGCTGAGCATGTACAGCGACGACCCGACGAAGGGCTCGATCGCCGGCGCCGTACCGCAGGTGTCGTCGCTCTCGGGGGTCACCGTGGCGGACATGAACGGGTTGCAGACGTTTGCCGCCGACCTCCAGACGCTCTATCCCTACACGTACACGTTCATCGAGCCGCACTACGGCGACGTGACGCACAACACGTACGCGGGCGGATCCTCGCAGCATCCGATGGATGACGTGTATGGCGGAGAGCACCTGCTCGCCGCTGTGTACCAAGCAATCCGCAACTCGCCGTACTGGGAGACGAGCCTCCTCATCATCGTCTACGACGAACACGGCGGCTTCTACGACTCCGTCGCGCCGGGTTCTGCGCCCCCGCCCGGCGACAACCCGCAGTACGGCTACAACACATGCGGCTTCACGTTCGACCGCTATGGCGTGCGTATTCCCGCGGTCGTGGTGTCGCCCCTGATCCCGGCTGGCACCGTCGACCATGAGCTTCACGATCACGCATCGGTACCAAAGACGCTCGAGGAGCTCTTCCACCTCGAGCCGTTGACCGACCGGGACGCTAAAGCCAACAGCGTTCTTTCGCTCCTCTCGCTTCCGACGCCGCGGTCGGACTGCCCGACCTCGTTCAGCGCCGCAGCCGCCGGAAGCGCCGGTGCCGTGGCGACGGGACAGGCGGCGAGTGACGAGGAACCGGTCCCGCCCACCGGCAACCTGGCCGGAGTGCTGCAGATCATGCGGAAAGCCGATGCCGAACTGTCCTCTGGGGATCCTAACGAGCTTGCGGCAATCCAGGCCCGGTACGCGGCGGTCAAGACGCGTGGCGACGCGCACGCGTACGTCACCGACGTGATGCAGAAGGTCGCTGTGGCGAAGCGACAGCGCCAAGCTCGAACGGACGGCCCGACATGAGCCTGGCGTCTCATCGGTAGCGCCGTGATTCGCCCGTCGCAAACGCTGCTCTTGGCGCTCGCGCTAATCGTCGCGACGACGGCCGCCGAGCCGCAGGGCCTGAACGGCATGGAGAGCGCGTTTGCGCGCGGCGACTTCGCGGCGTCGTACGCCGCGGCGACCGCGCGGCTGGCGCACGATCCGAACGACATCGATGCGAACCTCACCGCCGCGCTGATCGCGCTCTACCGCAACGACCTCGACGCCGCCGCGCGCTACGACGGTCACGTCACCGACCTCAAACCCGAGGACACGCGCGGCCAGAAGCTCGCCGACGAGATCGCCGAGCGCCGCGCCGACACGACGGACGTGGCCGCGAGCGCGTTGCCCGCGCGCATCGCGTTCGCGGCGGCGGACCCGATCCCGTTGATCCCCGTCCAGGTGAACGGGCACCAGGGGTTCTTCCTCATCAACACCGACGCCGACGCGACGACGCTCGACCCGGCGTTCGCGAACGAGGCCGGCGTCAAGATCACCGCGGCCGGCACCGGAACCTTCCCGAACGGTGAGGTGGCCTTCGAGCCGCACGGGATCGCGTCGACGCTGCAGGTCGGCGCGGTCACGATGCACGACGTCCAGGTCGTCGCGCGCGGCACGCGCGAGCTCGCCTTTTTCCCCGACCACCATCCGGACGGCGAGCTGGGGACGCGCTTTTTCACGCACTTCCTGACCACGATCGACTATCCCAATCAGGTGCTCGTCTTGCGCCCGCGCTCCGACTCGGCCGCCTTTGAGCGCGACGCCAAGGCGAACGCCGTCCCGATGCTGTTGGCCGGCGATCACTCCATCATCGTCCGCGGCAAGTTCGACGACGGGCCGGACGGCTGGATCAACGTCGACACGGGCCTGGGTCCCACCGGCCTGAGCCCGACCAAGACCGCTGTGTCGGACTCGCACATCATCCTCGACGAAGAGCACACGCAGCCGGGCGCGAACGGCCAGCCGCTCCGCTTCGCCCGGCTCGCGGCGACGGTCACGATCGGGATCCGCAGCATCACCAACGTCCAGGGCTACTACTTGCCCGACGACGATTGGTCGCGCCTCTTCCCGTTCGCGGTTCGCGGCGCCGTCTCGCACCTCTACTTCGCCAAGTGCGCCCTCACGTTCGACTTCGTAGCCATGCGCATGGTCATGATCTAGCAGAACCGCTAGCTTCGCGCGCGAAACTCCCCGGATGCCGGACGGTACGAGCGGGCATGACGCACCGCTCGCGAACGCTGCTGCTCGCGATGGCCGTAACCTTGGCGACCCTCGCCGCCACGCCCGAGCCGAGCACGATCGACACGACCTTCGCTCAAGGGGACTTTGCGGCAACCCTGGCCGCGGCCCAGTCCGCGCTGGCGCGCGATCCGAGCGACGTCGACGCGAACCTGCGTGCTGCCACCATCGCGCTGTATCACAACGACCTCGATGCCGCGACACGGTACGTCACGCGCGTCGCCGACAAGGATCCCCAGAACGCGGTCGCGCGGCGGCTCGCCGCGCAGATCGCGGAACGGCGCGCCGACACGACCGACGTCGACCCGAGCACGCTGCCGGCGCGCATCCCGTTCGTCGCCGAGGATCCGCTGCCGCTGATCACCGTCGAGGTCAACGGTCATGCCGGCCTGTTCATGATCGACACCGGCGGTGGCCTGACCGCGGTCGATCCCGCGTTCGCGAGCGAAGCGGGCGTCACGCTCGCGGCGGGCGGCACGGGCATCTTCGCCGGTGGTCAGACTGCGCCCATTCAACGCGGCACGGCCTCGACCGTGAGCGTCGGCGGCGTGACGATGCACGACGTGACGGTGATGGGCATCCCGACCCGCCGCGTCCCGTTCTTCGGCGACCGCCACCCCGACGGCGTCATCGGAACACGCTTCTTCACCCACTTCCTCACGACGCTCGACTACGTCAACGGGGCCCTCATCCTGCGGCCGCGGTCGGACTCCGCGGCGTTCGAGCGCGACGCCGGCGCGAACAGTGTTCCGATGCTGCTCGTCCCCGATCACTACGTCTTCGTGCACGGTCGCATCAACGACGGCCCGGAGGGGTGGCTCAACGTCGACACCGGCCTGGCCGGTGGCGGCATCAGCCCCAGCAAGCCCGCCGTCGCCGACTCACACGTCACCCTGGACGAGGGCCACGCGACGGTCGGCATGGGCGGCGGCGGCGAGATGCGCATCGTTCCGTTCACCGCGTCTGTCACCGTCGGCAACCGGCGCGTCGACGGCGTCCAGGGTCTCTACACGCCCGACGGCGACCAGTACGGCATCTTCCCGTTCGCCGTCCGCGGCTCGGTCTCACACGGCTTCTTCCGGAAGAACGCCCTCACGTTCGACTTCGTCGCCATGCGCCTGGTCATGCAGTAGCTGCTTTGTAAGCCGCCCATCCTCCATATTCCGAGATGTCAGGATAGCCGCGCTGTTCGATCAGGTCGCGCGGGTAGAT
The window above is part of the Candidatus Sulfotelmatobacter sp. genome. Proteins encoded here:
- a CDS encoding alkaline phosphatase family protein, with product MSTQQTARVSIKNNTGGNARILLFHSNSSNGTQSGVWTAAPGATVGSMEVRFLTGWGSYHILDWWAAMVLVMDGPNSGTYVSNGAVEQPWKECQLQSGDAGKSLTFSVSATELDIALDSGACSCTMRRATRSSQITNVFVVMLENHSFDNVFAMSGISGIRAATTANANSYNGTTYQVTSGAPTSMPSDPGHEFPDVTEQLCGEGVKYPRGGPYPTITNAGFAASYATSSTEGPVPPASAIGDIMACFATPSQLPVIYGLATQFAICDQWYASIPGPTWPNRFFVHGASSSGLDVSPSTGQIAKWELPLQGFQYPHGSIYEALSAAGIAYRFYHDSSLEPIGLSMYSDDPTKGSIAGAVPQVSSLSGVTVADMNGLQTFAADLQTLYPYTYTFIEPHYGDVTHNTYAGGSSQHPMDDVYGGEHLLAAVYQAIRNSPYWETSLLIIVYDEHGGFYDSVAPGSAPPPGDNPQYGYNTCGFTFDRYGVRIPAVVVSPLIPAGTVDHELHDHASVPKTLEELFHLEPLTDRDAKANSVLSLLSLPTPRSDCPTSFSAAAAGSAGAVATGQAASDEEPVPPTGNLAGVLQIMRKADAELSSGDPNELAAIQARYAAVKTRGDAHAYVTDVMQKVAVAKRQRQARTDGPT
- a CDS encoding aspartyl protease family protein, with protein sequence MIRPSQTLLLALALIVATTAAEPQGLNGMESAFARGDFAASYAAATARLAHDPNDIDANLTAALIALYRNDLDAAARYDGHVTDLKPEDTRGQKLADEIAERRADTTDVAASALPARIAFAAADPIPLIPVQVNGHQGFFLINTDADATTLDPAFANEAGVKITAAGTGTFPNGEVAFEPHGIASTLQVGAVTMHDVQVVARGTRELAFFPDHHPDGELGTRFFTHFLTTIDYPNQVLVLRPRSDSAAFERDAKANAVPMLLAGDHSIIVRGKFDDGPDGWINVDTGLGPTGLSPTKTAVSDSHIILDEEHTQPGANGQPLRFARLAATVTIGIRSITNVQGYYLPDDDWSRLFPFAVRGAVSHLYFAKCALTFDFVAMRMVMI
- a CDS encoding aspartyl protease family protein, coding for MTHRSRTLLLAMAVTLATLAATPEPSTIDTTFAQGDFAATLAAAQSALARDPSDVDANLRAATIALYHNDLDAATRYVTRVADKDPQNAVARRLAAQIAERRADTTDVDPSTLPARIPFVAEDPLPLITVEVNGHAGLFMIDTGGGLTAVDPAFASEAGVTLAAGGTGIFAGGQTAPIQRGTASTVSVGGVTMHDVTVMGIPTRRVPFFGDRHPDGVIGTRFFTHFLTTLDYVNGALILRPRSDSAAFERDAGANSVPMLLVPDHYVFVHGRINDGPEGWLNVDTGLAGGGISPSKPAVADSHVTLDEGHATVGMGGGGEMRIVPFTASVTVGNRRVDGVQGLYTPDGDQYGIFPFAVRGSVSHGFFRKNALTFDFVAMRLVMQ